A genomic segment from Nicotiana sylvestris chromosome 1, ASM39365v2, whole genome shotgun sequence encodes:
- the LOC104250054 gene encoding putative lipid-binding protein At4g00165, with product MIGSKAFSVFILLNVILVFFTCVSSHNVPCPPTPKSKPVTTSPTKAPAKCPKDTLKFGVCGDWLGLIHEVIGAKPSSQCCALLEGIADVEAALCLCTAIKVNALGALNLKIPIAISLVLNSCGKKVPKGFKCA from the coding sequence ATGATTGGTTCTAAGGCATTTTCTGTTTTTATTTTGTTGAATGTAATACTAGTGTTTTTCACTTGTGTTTCATCTCATAATGTACCATGCCCTCCAACTCCAAAGAGTAAGCCAGTGACTACATCCCCAACAAAAGCCCCAGCTAAGTGTCCCAAAGATACACTAAAATTTGGTGTGTGTGGAGATTGGCTAGGGCTGATTCATGAGGTAATTGGGGCAAAACCAAGTAGTCAATGTTGTGCTCTTTTGGAAGGGATAGCAGATGTTGAAGCTGCTTTGTGTTTATGCACTGCCATTAAGGTCAATGCTTTGGGGGCCCTTAACCTCAAAATTCCCATTGCTATCAGTTTGGTTCTTAATTCTTGTGGAAAGAAAGTGCCTAAAGGCTTTAAATGTGCTTGA